The following coding sequences lie in one Ostrea edulis chromosome 8, xbOstEdul1.1, whole genome shotgun sequence genomic window:
- the LOC125661105 gene encoding uncharacterized protein LOC125661105 produces MMGEEIDGLGVSLLDDASPSIKKLVHQEPIALQSPELFKNANNASSSSSTPKGKGRAKLKRRIPCLPSQRQSLKCRMRSTKSRTGMSCAVDTAWHKRGFDSLTSHTFFMSKAKYGKKVVKTVVSHRTCGTCKWWQRHRPGQQIRKHKCVHSHTGSARSMESVSGVQGVKELRDLGTPVEILEGDGDNTLITKLKNDLGITMKKRLDKNHVVKNIEKRLYILHGTNGVKLNSGPFHPFL; encoded by the exons ATGATGGGAGAGGAAATTGATGGCCTAGGTGTCAGCCTTCTTGATGATGCATCTCCAAGTATAAA GAAACTGGTGCATCAAGAACCCATTGCCCTGCAATCACCTGAACTTTTCAAGAATGCAAACAATGCATCAAGTTCATCAAG CACACCGAAGGGAAAAGGTAGAGCAAAGTTGAAAAGAAGAATTCCCTGTCTTCCATCACAGCGCCAGTCTCTAAAGTGCAGGATGAGATCAACAAAATCTAGAACTGGAATGTCCTGTGCAGTAGATACAGCATGGCACAAACGTGGTTTTGATAGCCTTACCT CACATACATTTTTTATGAGTAAAGCCAAGTATGGGAAAAAAGTCGTGAAAACAGTGGTATCTCACAGAACATGTGGCACTTGTAAGTGGTGGCAAAGACATCGACCAGGCCAACAGATCAGAAAGCACAAATGTGTCCACAGTCACACTGGAAGTGCCCGTTCAATGGAAAGTGTAAGCGGTGTTCAGGGCGTCAAAGAATTGAGAGATTTAGGTACACCGGTGGAAATTCTTGAAGGAGATGGGGACAATACATTAATTACGAAACTTAAAAATGACCTTGGAATTACCATGAAAAAACGACTGGACAAAAATCATGTGGTTAAGAACATTGAAAAACGACTCTATATACTACATGGAACCAACGGTGTGAAACTAAACTCTGGACCATTCCACCCGTTTCTTTAG